A genomic region of Candidatus Pseudomonas phytovorans contains the following coding sequences:
- a CDS encoding fumarylacetoacetate hydrolase family protein — MSYQHQYVDGTRIHFPLGKVVCIGRNYAEHAKELDNPIPTEPLLFIKPGSCVVPAEGGFKIPAERGSVHYEAEIAVLLGKALSSQPSEEEVLDAISGYAPALDLTLRDVQAKLKEKGLPWELAKSFDGACVLPPFVSAGSFEDVTDIPVRLTVNGEVRQDGSSAMMLNPIVPMIQYMAAHFSLQAGDVILTGTPAGVGPFNVGDELVLELPGVSRFESRVL; from the coding sequence TGGGCAAGGTGGTGTGCATCGGCCGTAACTATGCCGAGCATGCCAAGGAACTGGACAACCCGATCCCTACCGAGCCGCTGCTGTTCATCAAGCCTGGCAGCTGCGTGGTGCCGGCCGAAGGCGGCTTCAAGATCCCGGCCGAGCGTGGTTCGGTGCACTACGAGGCCGAAATTGCCGTGCTGCTGGGCAAGGCACTGTCCTCCCAGCCGAGCGAGGAAGAGGTGCTGGACGCCATTTCAGGTTACGCCCCGGCGCTGGACCTGACCCTGCGCGACGTGCAGGCCAAGCTGAAGGAGAAGGGCCTGCCGTGGGAACTGGCCAAGAGCTTTGATGGCGCCTGCGTGTTGCCGCCGTTCGTCTCGGCCGGCAGCTTCGAGGACGTGACCGACATACCGGTGCGCCTGACCGTCAACGGCGAAGTGCGCCAGGACGGCAGCAGCGCGATGATGCTGAACCCGATCGTACCGATGATCCAGTACATGGCGGCGCATTTCTCGTTGCAGGCGGGGGATGTGATTCTCACCGGTACGCCGGCGGGCGTGGGACCGTTCAATGTTGGTGACGAGCTGGTGCTGGAGCTGCCGGGTGTGAGCCGCTTCGAAAGCCGGGTGCTCTGA
- a CDS encoding SdiA-regulated domain-containing protein — protein sequence MPSPSSAPATSKRRFYLRWPFGLAVAAVIGYGVAVAMHWDDRGALWVKEGFESTAERSESVWLPDYQVDIDAKPLPGMDDDEASDVAFNPRTRTLFAVMGKNPFLVELSLDGDVLRKIPLNGWSNPEGVAVLEDDYLAITDERLHDLTVVKVDAQTTVLNHGDFQSHDLGPSVKSNKGFEGVAWDPLRQRLVIGEERPPKLYTWNTDGRSPLKGEKQPMPSDELDLRNLSALGVDPRTGHLLVLSADSNMLLELDEQGQQVSFMTLLGGFNGLEDTIPRAEGVAMDDKGNLYMVSEPALFYRFKKN from the coding sequence ATGCCATCACCCTCCAGCGCCCCGGCAACTTCCAAGCGTCGTTTTTACCTGCGCTGGCCCTTCGGCCTGGCCGTGGCAGCGGTGATCGGCTACGGCGTGGCGGTAGCCATGCACTGGGATGACCGCGGCGCGTTGTGGGTGAAGGAGGGCTTTGAAAGCACCGCCGAGCGCAGCGAAAGCGTGTGGTTGCCGGACTACCAGGTGGACATCGATGCCAAGCCGCTGCCAGGCATGGACGATGACGAAGCCTCGGACGTGGCCTTCAATCCGCGTACCCGTACCCTGTTTGCGGTCATGGGCAAGAACCCGTTCCTTGTCGAACTGAGCCTGGACGGCGATGTACTGCGCAAGATCCCGCTCAACGGCTGGAGCAACCCCGAAGGCGTCGCCGTGCTGGAAGACGACTACCTGGCGATCACCGACGAGCGCCTGCATGACCTGACCGTGGTCAAGGTGGATGCGCAGACCACGGTGTTGAACCACGGCGATTTCCAGAGCCACGACCTGGGCCCGTCGGTGAAGAGCAACAAGGGCTTTGAAGGAGTAGCCTGGGACCCACTGCGCCAGCGGCTGGTCATCGGCGAAGAGCGCCCGCCAAAGTTGTACACCTGGAATACCGATGGCCGCAGCCCGCTCAAGGGTGAAAAGCAGCCAATGCCCAGCGATGAACTCGACCTGCGCAACCTTTCGGCGCTCGGCGTAGACCCGCGCACTGGCCACCTGCTGGTACTGTCTGCCGATTCGAACATGCTGCTGGAGCTGGACGAGCAGGGTCAGCAGGTCAGCTTCATGACCTTGCTGGGCGGCTTCAATGGGCTCGAAGACACCATCCCGCGCGCCGAAGGTGTAGCCATGGACGACAAGGGCAACCTGTACATGGTCAGCGAGCCGGCGCTGTTCTACCGCTTCAAGAAGAACTGA